Proteins found in one Triticum urartu cultivar G1812 chromosome 4, Tu2.1, whole genome shotgun sequence genomic segment:
- the LOC125551154 gene encoding uncharacterized protein LOC125551154, translated as MEPSAQGGPSTSTSVDDSQSVDRAEDSELFPSVPALNQAASNLAQIASYFTQCLPVPGYTGIPEEDQELAILPPVSTSGRPALQTSSAELDGSSLSPSVISSSQETLEISGQMAPFRVFQNGASLFQGLVDRARKTVRGSADDIGWLQRTQGLPAAEDGTTRFMEILDSVRKNEHKLPDAVVYLLVPGLFSNHGPLYFVKTKAYFSKMGLVCHIAKIHSESSVSKNAREIKEYIEEIYWGSRKRVLLLGHSKGGVDAAAALSLYWPQLKDKVAGLVLAQSPYGGSPVASDILREGQLGDYVMLRKLMEILVSKVLKGDLQALEDLTYERRKEFLAQHPLPPEVPIVSFHTEASITPSVLTALSHVAHVELPVAADGNPARIPVVMPLSAALAACSQLLVARYSEKSDGLVTRKDAEVPGSVAVRPERKLDHAWMVYSSMNEEPGDQANTSQVCEALLTLLVEVAQKRRHETAMKDE; from the exons ATGGAGCCCTCAGCACAGGGAGGGCCTTCTACTTCCACGTCG GTTGACGATAGCCAATCAGTCGATAGGGCTGAAGATTCAGAACTCTTCCCCTCTGTCCCAGCATTAAACCAAGCTGCGTCTAATCTTGCCCAAATAGCTTCGTATTTTACCCAGTGCCTCCCAGTGCCTGGTTACACAG GAATACCGGAGGAAGACCAAGAACTAGCAATACTTCCACCGGTCTCAACTTCTGGCAGGCCTGCTCTTCAGACTTCTTCTGCAGAGTTGGATGGCAGTAGCTTGTCTCCCAGTGTAATAAGTTCCTCTCAAGAAACCTTGGAAATCTCAGGGCAGATGGCACCTTTTCGTGTTTTTCAGAATGGAGCTTCACTATTTCAAGG TCTCGTAGATCGTGCTCGGAAAACTGTACGTGGTTCAGCAGATGATATCGGATGGCTTCAGCGCACTCAAGGCTTACCTGCAGCTGAGGATGGGACGACCAGATTTATGGAGATCCTTGACTCCGTGAG AAAAAATGAGCACAAGCTACCTGATGCGGTGGTGTATTTGTTAGTTCCAG GTTTATTTAGTAACCATGGGCCACTTTACTTTGTGAAGACAAAAGCATACTTCTCCAAAATGGGTCTGGTTTGTCACATTGCCAAGATTCACAGTGAG TCTTCAGTAAGTAAAAACGCAAGGGAGATAAAAGAATACATTGAAGAAATATACTGGGGATCAAGGAAACGTGTGCTCCTTCTCGGTCATAGCAAGGGTGGTGTAGATGCGGCAGCAGCTCTGTCACTCTACTGGCCACAACTGAAAGACAAGGTTGCAGGTTTGGTACTAGCTCAAAGCCCCTATGGAGGAAGCCCAGTTGCTTCTGATATCCTAAGAGAGGGGCAGCTTGGTGACTATGTCATGCTACGCAAGCTTATGGAGATTTTGGTTTCGAAAGTCCTTAAG GGTGATTTGCAGGCGCTAGAAGATCTGACATATGAAAGGAGGAAAGAATTCCTGGCGCAGCACCCATTGCCCCCCGAGGTGCCAATTGTATCATTCCACACGGAGGCAAGCATCACCCCCAGTGTGCTGACAGCCCTCTCTCATGTTGCGCATGTTGAGCTGCCGGTTGCCGCTGACGGCAATCCTGCAAGGATTCCTGTTGTAATGCCACTTTCAGCTGCCTTGGCAGCATGCTCGCAGCTGCTGGTGGCGAGGTATAGTGAGAAGAGTGACGGTCTTGTGACGAGGAAGGATGCTGAAGTTCCCGGATCGGTGGCGGTCCGACCAGAGCGGAAGCTGGACCATGCGTGGATGGTGTATTCCTCGATGAATGAGGAGCCTGGGGATCAGGCGAACACGTCGCAGGTATGCGAAGCTCTGCTGACTCTGCTTGTCGAGGTTGCGCAGAAAAGGAGGCATGAGACGGCCATGAAAGACGAATAG